The nucleotide sequence GATTTCGAGTATGCTTACGAGGACGGCACAGACGACAGAATAAATAATGTCAATAATGAGGCTGATGTCAGTTACATAAGCGGAATAAAAGCCCAATATAAAATATTGAAAAATTATGATACGCAGGTTAAGTATACTGTTGCATGGAATAAGTTATACAGAAAGAGCCTGTTTGAGGGAATCCGCTATCCTAACGGACGGATACATGAGGATGAAGCAAGAACTCATCGTCTGCTCTATAAAGCAAAAAAAATAGTTTATATAAAATATCCATACTATTTTTACTTTCAGAGAAAAGACAGTATCGTCGGCAGCAGGATATCAAAAAAGAATCTGCAGCTGATAGATGCCTATTCTGATAAATTGAATTTCTACAGGAAAAACAGAGAGAATACCCTTTGGAACCTGCAGGCAAGACATGCTATGCACATGGCCTGCTATATGCAGAAAAGGCTTGATGATAATAAGACAAAAACCTCTCTGAAAAACGAAATTCAGGGAAAACGACTGAGAAAGGAATTATTAAAAGCAAAAAAAAGCCGGATAGATGATCTGTCCCTGAAGATTGAGATCTTCCTTTTTGCATATTTCGCTGGAATCTATTACAAAATTTGGAAAATGAGGAAAAGGTAGTTGTCGGGAATGAGTGATTTGGTTAGCGTCATAATCCCTGTATATAATGCAGAAAAATATCTGACAAAATGTCTGAACAGCATAATTGGGCAGACCTATGAAAATATAGAGATAATCCTGATCAATGATGGCTCAACTGACAGCACAGGGGAAATATGCAGCAGGTTTGCCGCAAAAGACTCAAGAATAAGATATATCGAGCAGGAAAACGCGGGACAGTCCATAACACGCAACAGAGGGATCGGGCTTTCAAAGGGAAGATATATTTATTTCATGGACAGCGATGACCATTTGGATGACGGATATATAGAATTTGCGGTTAAAAGCTTAAAGGATGAGAAAGCTGATATGATGATCTCCAATTATTACCATGAACTTGAAAATGGTGCTTCATGGAATGAGAGGGAATTTGAGGAAGGGGTTTTTGATCTCACGAAAGAAGCTGACAGATATAAATTTATCGTCAATGTCTTTCTTCCCTATAAGTGCGGATTTGAAGTCTGGAACAGGCTTTATGATGCTGAGCTTATAAAGGAAAACGGGCTTGAATTTCCGGTATTTAAGCCTGTGGTCGCAGAGGATGTGTGTTTTAACCTTTTATATATTTTCTGCGCAGGAAAAATTATCGTATCGAATAAGAGATTTTATCATTATTTGCATAATGACAGCTCTACAATGGCTAAAAATGCCGGGGTTCAGATAAACAGATATAACGAAGTCAGCCGACTGGCTTATAGTTTCCTTGAAAATAAAGGAAAGCTCCCATATCTGAGGGAGAATTATGTATTTATTCATCTGCTGCTGATATACCATGAACTTATGAACTATGATCTTAAAGGTATGAAAGCGATCATTAAGCAGATAGAGGATAAGGAAAACTTTAGAAGGCTTGATAAGCTGAGAGCAAGGGATTTTGCCCCGGCAGTAAAGAATATAGGAATTGCCAGAACTCTTAAATACAGCATGCTTGGAATTCTTTATGGTATTTGGTTGTAGGAGATTTTATGTTAGAAAAACCACTTGTAAGTGTAATTGTTCCGATATATATGGTAGAGGCATATCTGCCTGCATGTATCGAGAGTATTCAGAATCAGACTTACGAAAATCTTGAGATAATTCTTGTTGATGACGGCTCAAAAGATGATTGCGGAAAGATAGCTGAAAAATACGCAGCTAACGATTCAAGGATAAAGGTTATACATAAAGAAAATGGTGGTTTGTCCGATGCAAGAAATGCGGGAATAGATATTGCGGAGGGGGAATACTTTGTATTTGTCGATTCTGATGATCGCATTCACCCCCAAATGACAGAACTTCTGCTTCAGCCGGTAGTTGAGAACAAGGCGGATATGAGTGTCTGCAATTTTATGACCATAGGGGATGACGAAAAAACAGATATTTCCAATATTGTAAAAGCTGATATTGTGATCATTGAAAATATGGAGGATAAAACAAAATACTATTTTGAGGAAAAGTCTTATGTGCGTTTTACAGTTGCATGGAACAAGCTTTATCCGAGAAGATATTTTGAGCAGATCAGGTATCCTAAGGGAAAAATACATGAGGATGAATTTACGACATATAAGCTTCTTGATAAGGCAGACAGAGTCGCATATATAAAAGATCCGCTGTATTACTATGTTCAAAGAGGCAGCAGTATTATGGGTGAGGGATTTAATGAAAAATCGCTGCATAGATTGGAGGCAATGGATGAGAGGATCCATTACTATCTTGAGCTCAATAATTATGAGTGGGCAGTGAGAATTCTTTTTTTATATAGGCTCATGTTTTTGAGATATGCTAAGCAGATAAAAAATAATAAAAGATATCATTTTGGTATGTTAAAACCTTTTTTTGAAATATACAGAAATCTGACCATGAAGAATATATTTAATTATCCTATATCTTTTAAGGAAAAAATTGGGTATGTAAGCATGGCAATCTTTCCCAAAATGTATATTGAATCACATATAAAATAATTGGAATAGATTATGGGTAGTAAAAAGAAAATTGCAATAAATATGGTGGCGCAATTTGTGTCATTTTTTGTAAATCTTGGTATTAATTTTATTCTTGCGCCATTTCTTACTAAGAGTATTGGCAAGGAAATATATGGATTTGTTAATCTGGCATTCCAAATGACAGGATATATCACTATCGTTACAAATGCACTGAATGCTATGCTTGGAAGATTTATCACACTAAATGTAGGAAAGAAGGATTATGAGTCAGCGAGGTCATATTTTTCTTCTGCTATAATTGCTAATATGACAATATCTGCCGTATGTTTTCTTCCGGTAACGGTTTCTATTCTGTATCTTAATCACTGGCTTGATGTTCCGGCCAGCAATATTTTAGATGTTCAATTGCTTTGGACATTTATTTTCCTGGATTTCTTTGCAGGATTAGTTACGAGTGGGACCGGAGTATCGACGTATGTGTCAAACAGGTTGGATTTATCAGCAAGAAAAAGCATGGAATCTAATATATTAAGAGCAGTCATGCTCTTCTGTTTGTTTACATTCTTTCCTTCAAGAGTTTGGTATGTGGGAGTTACAAAGTTTGTTACCGGATTTTATATAATATTGGCAAATGTCTATTATAAAAAAAAGTTGACACCTGAGCTATATTTCAGTAAGGAATTAGTAAGGCTTTCCTCGATTTTGTCTTTAATAAAGACCGGAATATGGAATTCAGTGCAGCAGTTATCGTCAATACTTGTAAACGGCTGTGACACGCTTATCACTAACCTCTACATTGATGCAGCTTCAATGACATTGATGAGCTTTGCAAAGACAATACCAAATTACCTGATGTCCATAATCGGTATAGTTTGTGGTTCATTTGGCCCACAACTGACACTGCTTTATGGAAAGGGTGATATGAATGAATTTGTAAAACAGGTTAAAAGTGCGATAAAGGTTTGTGGATTCATATGCTCAGTACCAATTTTAGGATTTGTTGTTTTTGGAACAAATTTTTTCTCACTCTGGCTTCCAACATTAAATAGTGGCGAGATAAATACAATTCAGATACTTTCAATAATGATTTTGGCACAGACAATATTTGATGTATATATATATCCGCTATATACGGTAAATCAGATTACGGCAAAGCTCAGACTGCCTGTATTCGTATCGTTGGGAATAGGAGTGGCAAATATCATAGGCTCAATATGGTTGTGCACTCATTCTAATATGGGAGTGTATGCAATACAGATTGTAAGCTCGATACTGCTTACAGCCAGGGTGTTCTTCTTTGCACCAATTTATGCAGCACATATTTTAGGACAGAAGTGGTGGACATTTTACCTGCCGCTTTTTAGAGGCGCGTTTTCATCTGCGGTAATCGTGGTAGTGTTTGTTTCTATATCACGTTTCGTCGTAATCCATTCATGGCTCATGCTTGCATTAGTCGGTATTATTTGCGGAATAATAGGATATGCTATAAATTACGTCATAGTGCTGAATAAAGAAGAAAGAGTTATTGTCAAAAATATGCTTATGAAAAGGATAAAAAGAGCATAAAGAATTAAGGAGACAGTTGAGTGAAGGTTGGAATAATGTCTATGCAGAGGGTTGTCAATTACGGTTCCTTTCTGCAGTCCTACAGCTTGAAAAAGAATCTTGAAAAAATGGGCGCAGAGGTATGTATGGTTGACTACCATATAGAAAAAGCACTGGTTTCTGATAATAGTAAAAAGGAAGATAAAAAGAGTAAATTGCTAAAGAAAATCAGCGACAAGTATTTCTATCCTCGAAAAATCAGCATAGAAATTCTGAATAAATATATGGAAGAGGAATGGTGGATAAGGCAGAATTTTGTAAAAGAAATGCTGCCGCTTTTAGGAGTAAAAGATGAAAGAAATTATAATCCCGAACTTGACGTACTGGTTATAGGAAGTGATGAGGTTTTTAATTGCTTACAGCCTAATCCGGCGGTGGGATATTCAAGGGAATTATTTGGATATGATAATAAGGCATTAAAACTGATCAGCTATGCGGCATCGTTTGGAAATACTATGAATGAGGGACTTGTAAAATATGGCATATATGATGAAGTGAGAGATATGCTTTCAAAATTTGATGGTCTTTCCGTAAGAGATGATAACTCACTGTCAATAGTAAATAAAATGAATTGCCGCAATGTATCTAAAAATGTTGACCCTGTATTCTTGTATGATTATGCAGAGGAAAGCAGAATAGATGTGCCGGAGTCGAATTATATCATTGTATATGCATATAGCTGTAGAATCACTAAGAAGGAAGCCAGTGCGATACTTAGTTTCGCAAGGAAGCATAAGAAAAAGATTATATGTATAGAAGGCTTTCATGAATATTTAGAAAATTATGTAAGGCTAAATCCGTTTGAAGTGCTTGCGTATTTTCGAAATGCTGATTATATCATTACAGATACGTTCCACGGAACAGTATTTTCAATAAAATATAATAAGCAGTTTGTTTCTATTGTTCGAGGGGGAACTGAAACAAGCTACGGTAACAGTGCAAAGCTTGGGGATTTACTAAAAACGTTTGACTTGGAAGAAAGAGAACTGACGAAGCTGAATGAATTAGAAGAAAAAATGCTGATGCCAATTGATTACAACAGTGTTAATGCAAAGATCACAGAAGAACAGGAAAAAGCATTTAGTTATTTAAGAAAATATGTGGTTTGATTTATGAATTTAGTGAATGAAGAAAAGTGTACAGGTTGTAGAGCGTGTGAGAACATCTGTCCCAAAGGTGCTATTACAATGAAACTTACAACTGAGATGAAAACTGTTCCGGAAATTAATTCGGATTTATGTATTGAATGTGGCTTGTGTGGGAAAACCTGCCCTGTATTGAATACTTCTGAGTTTAAGGAACCTCTTGAGTGTCTTGCGGCATGGAATAATAATGAAACAGACAGGGAAACATGTGCATCCGGGGGAGTTGCAACAGCATTATATCGGACAATCCTTGAAAATGGTGGTGTTATATATGGCTGCGATTATGATGACAATCTAAAGCCGATAATAAGGCGTTCTGAAAATACAGAAGATTTAGAAAAGTTCAAAAGTTCAAAATATGTACAGAGCTCAACTGAACATACGTATTCTGAGGTTAAGAAAGATTTAACAGAAGGATGTACGGTGTTATATGTGGGTTCACCTTGTCAGATTGATGGACTGCAGCATTTTCTAAATAAGAAATACGAAAATCTCTATACTGTTGATATAATCTGTCATGGGGTTCCGCCAATTAAATATTTTCAGGAATATATAAAGTCTTTGAAAACAAAGGAAAAAGTTACATCGGTAGGGTTCAGAGGTATAGAAGATTTTAAACTCAGTTTATATAATGGCAGCAGAATTTTCTATTGGCGATATTCAAATGTTGACTATTATTATGAACAGTTTTTAAGAGGGGTTACCTATAGAGATAATTGTTATCAGTGCAGATACGCAAGAAAAGAAAGAATTTCAGACTTAACAATCGGAGATTTCTGGGGATTGGATAAGAAAACCCTAAAAATAAATTACAGTGGAAAGGTTTCTGTAATTCTTGTTAATACTGATAAGGGAAAGAATCTTATAAAGCTTTCTGAGAAACTGCTTTATACGGAAAAACGTGAAACGGAAGAAGCAGTAAAATATAATGAACAGCTTAACCGCCCGATGCCTGTTCCTGCTGACAGGGAGGTATTTTTACGAAAGCTGAACAAGGGCGTTTATAAGGCGCTAAAAACTACAGCAACAGGCAAGAAAATAACTTTTATAAGGATAAGGAATCGCCTGAAGAGGTTTTAAAAGAATCTGATAAAGAATTATGGGAGAGAAAAATGAGACCTTTGGTATCTGTAATTGTTCCGATTTATATGGTTGATGCCTATTTGCCTGAGTGTATAGAAAGCATTCAGCATCAGACTTATGAAAACCTGGATATAGTTCTTGTTGATGATGGATCAAAAGATAACTCTGGAAAGATAGCTGATGAATACGCATCTAATGACCAAAGAATAAATGTCATTCATAAGGAAAATGGAGGCGTGTCTGATGCAAGGAATGCAGGAATTGAAAATTCGAAGGGAGACTATATTGTATTCGTAGATCCGGATGACTATGTTCATCCGAAATTAATAGAGATTCTCATGGAACCGGTAGAGAATAAAATGGCTGACATGAGTGTTTGTTCTTATGTAGAATTTAAGGACTTTGAAAAGATAAATGTAAAATTAAAAGATAAAACAGATATAAAGATTTTGGAGAGCAATGCCGAGAGATTTGATTATTTTTATGGTGAGCAATTTGTGTGTTTTGTAGTTCCGTGGGATAAGCTTTATCCGAAATCTTTTTTTTCTGATATAAGATATCCTAAGGGAAAAATATATGAAGATGCGTTTATTACTTATAAAATACTAGAAAAAGCAAAAAAAATTGCATATATTGATGAGACATTATACTTTTATCGGAAAAGGACCAAAAGTATTATGAGTTCAGGGTTTAATGAAAAATACTTTCTGAAACTTGATGCTCATGGTGAAAGAATTGATTATTATATTAAAAGAAATAATTACTTATTTGCTGAAAGAGAAGTTGATTTTTTCAGGTATTACTGTATGCATTTTTATAAACATATTGTTTCTGATAAAAACTATGATGTTAGAAGTCTAAGAGGTTATTTACAATCTTATAGGAATATAATTTTCAGACATGTTTTTAGATTTCCTATTCCACTAAAGAAAAAGCTGGGATATATTTGGATGGCAGTATTTCCGGAGTCGTATATAAAACATGGTTATGATAGGGTATAAAAGAACTTCCTGTGTAAATTGGAGATAAAATGAATTCATCTGTAGCAATTATAGTTCCTGTATATAATCAGGAAAGGTATCTTGAGAAATGCATAGACAGCATATTAAATCAGACTTATTCAGATTATGAGTGTATATTAGTTGATGATGGCTCGACAGACAAGAGCCCGGAAATCTGTGACAGATATGCTGAAAAAGATAACAGAGTCAGGGTTATTCATAAGCATAATGAAGGTGTTTCGGCAGCGCGAAAAGATGGCTACAAATTAGCCTCATCAGAATATATATGTTTTTTAGACAGTGATGACTTTTTAGCTAATGACTTCATTAAACTTACAATTGAAAAAATGATTGAAACAGATGTAGATGTCTGTTCATGTGGACATTATCAGTATTTAGACGGCGAGGTTATATCTAAAACATATGATTTCCCTGATATAGTTATAGATAAAAGTCAGATTCTTGACGAATACCTTTTACCAATTATTGGGAAAATTTATTCAGAGGGATATAAAAATTATCCAGGGTATATTTGGGGGAAAATGTATAAAAAGTCATTGATTTCAGATGAATGTTTTCCTTCAGAAAGAGATTTTTTTCCGGAAGATGATCTGTTTCATCTTTATATAAGTCCAAAGATACAGAAAGCGGCTTTCATTTCAGATAAACTGGTTTACTATCGTGTAAATGAGATTTCATTCACACATTCATATAGGAAAGATATTTGGAGAATGTGTAAAAATCGTCATGAAAGGGTTGCTGAGTTCTTCGCAGATACAAATGAGAAAAAGGTTAGGGAAAGAATTACAGCATCAGGATTTTTTTCTGTATATGTTACATTGAGAAATGCTTATGAATTGGATGACTATAGTAAATTTAAGGATGAAATAATTGAAATGCTGAATGATTCGGCGTATAAACATATAATCAAAGAAATTGA is from Lachnospiraceae bacterium C1.1 and encodes:
- a CDS encoding glycosyltransferase family 2 protein, with the translated sequence MTDLEKEINEKYKISVIVPVFRVEKYLRRCVDSIINQTYKNLEIILVDDGSDDGCPEICDRYKSIDDRIIVIHQKNGGLSKARNSGLDIASGDIISLVDSDDYINRYMYEDMIRYFDSPENDIVMCDFEYAYEDGTDDRINNVNNEADVSYISGIKAQYKILKNYDTQVKYTVAWNKLYRKSLFEGIRYPNGRIHEDEARTHRLLYKAKKIVYIKYPYYFYFQRKDSIVGSRISKKNLQLIDAYSDKLNFYRKNRENTLWNLQARHAMHMACYMQKRLDDNKTKTSLKNEIQGKRLRKELLKAKKSRIDDLSLKIEIFLFAYFAGIYYKIWKMRKR
- a CDS encoding glycosyltransferase family 2 protein codes for the protein MSDLVSVIIPVYNAEKYLTKCLNSIIGQTYENIEIILINDGSTDSTGEICSRFAAKDSRIRYIEQENAGQSITRNRGIGLSKGRYIYFMDSDDHLDDGYIEFAVKSLKDEKADMMISNYYHELENGASWNEREFEEGVFDLTKEADRYKFIVNVFLPYKCGFEVWNRLYDAELIKENGLEFPVFKPVVAEDVCFNLLYIFCAGKIIVSNKRFYHYLHNDSSTMAKNAGVQINRYNEVSRLAYSFLENKGKLPYLRENYVFIHLLLIYHELMNYDLKGMKAIIKQIEDKENFRRLDKLRARDFAPAVKNIGIARTLKYSMLGILYGIWL
- a CDS encoding glycosyltransferase encodes the protein MLEKPLVSVIVPIYMVEAYLPACIESIQNQTYENLEIILVDDGSKDDCGKIAEKYAANDSRIKVIHKENGGLSDARNAGIDIAEGEYFVFVDSDDRIHPQMTELLLQPVVENKADMSVCNFMTIGDDEKTDISNIVKADIVIIENMEDKTKYYFEEKSYVRFTVAWNKLYPRRYFEQIRYPKGKIHEDEFTTYKLLDKADRVAYIKDPLYYYVQRGSSIMGEGFNEKSLHRLEAMDERIHYYLELNNYEWAVRILFLYRLMFLRYAKQIKNNKRYHFGMLKPFFEIYRNLTMKNIFNYPISFKEKIGYVSMAIFPKMYIESHIK
- a CDS encoding MATE family efflux transporter, coding for MSFFVNLGINFILAPFLTKSIGKEIYGFVNLAFQMTGYITIVTNALNAMLGRFITLNVGKKDYESARSYFSSAIIANMTISAVCFLPVTVSILYLNHWLDVPASNILDVQLLWTFIFLDFFAGLVTSGTGVSTYVSNRLDLSARKSMESNILRAVMLFCLFTFFPSRVWYVGVTKFVTGFYIILANVYYKKKLTPELYFSKELVRLSSILSLIKTGIWNSVQQLSSILVNGCDTLITNLYIDAASMTLMSFAKTIPNYLMSIIGIVCGSFGPQLTLLYGKGDMNEFVKQVKSAIKVCGFICSVPILGFVVFGTNFFSLWLPTLNSGEINTIQILSIMILAQTIFDVYIYPLYTVNQITAKLRLPVFVSLGIGVANIIGSIWLCTHSNMGVYAIQIVSSILLTARVFFFAPIYAAHILGQKWWTFYLPLFRGAFSSAVIVVVFVSISRFVVIHSWLMLALVGIICGIIGYAINYVIVLNKEERVIVKNMLMKRIKRA
- a CDS encoding polysaccharide pyruvyl transferase family protein; amino-acid sequence: MKVGIMSMQRVVNYGSFLQSYSLKKNLEKMGAEVCMVDYHIEKALVSDNSKKEDKKSKLLKKISDKYFYPRKISIEILNKYMEEEWWIRQNFVKEMLPLLGVKDERNYNPELDVLVIGSDEVFNCLQPNPAVGYSRELFGYDNKALKLISYAASFGNTMNEGLVKYGIYDEVRDMLSKFDGLSVRDDNSLSIVNKMNCRNVSKNVDPVFLYDYAEESRIDVPESNYIIVYAYSCRITKKEASAILSFARKHKKKIICIEGFHEYLENYVRLNPFEVLAYFRNADYIITDTFHGTVFSIKYNKQFVSIVRGGTETSYGNSAKLGDLLKTFDLEERELTKLNELEEKMLMPIDYNSVNAKITEEQEKAFSYLRKYVV
- a CDS encoding Coenzyme F420 hydrogenase/dehydrogenase, beta subunit C-terminal domain, coding for MNLVNEEKCTGCRACENICPKGAITMKLTTEMKTVPEINSDLCIECGLCGKTCPVLNTSEFKEPLECLAAWNNNETDRETCASGGVATALYRTILENGGVIYGCDYDDNLKPIIRRSENTEDLEKFKSSKYVQSSTEHTYSEVKKDLTEGCTVLYVGSPCQIDGLQHFLNKKYENLYTVDIICHGVPPIKYFQEYIKSLKTKEKVTSVGFRGIEDFKLSLYNGSRIFYWRYSNVDYYYEQFLRGVTYRDNCYQCRYARKERISDLTIGDFWGLDKKTLKINYSGKVSVILVNTDKGKNLIKLSEKLLYTEKRETEEAVKYNEQLNRPMPVPADREVFLRKLNKGVYKALKTTATGKKITFIRIRNRLKRF
- a CDS encoding glycosyltransferase gives rise to the protein MRPLVSVIVPIYMVDAYLPECIESIQHQTYENLDIVLVDDGSKDNSGKIADEYASNDQRINVIHKENGGVSDARNAGIENSKGDYIVFVDPDDYVHPKLIEILMEPVENKMADMSVCSYVEFKDFEKINVKLKDKTDIKILESNAERFDYFYGEQFVCFVVPWDKLYPKSFFSDIRYPKGKIYEDAFITYKILEKAKKIAYIDETLYFYRKRTKSIMSSGFNEKYFLKLDAHGERIDYYIKRNNYLFAEREVDFFRYYCMHFYKHIVSDKNYDVRSLRGYLQSYRNIIFRHVFRFPIPLKKKLGYIWMAVFPESYIKHGYDRV
- a CDS encoding glycosyltransferase family 2 protein; amino-acid sequence: MNSSVAIIVPVYNQERYLEKCIDSILNQTYSDYECILVDDGSTDKSPEICDRYAEKDNRVRVIHKHNEGVSAARKDGYKLASSEYICFLDSDDFLANDFIKLTIEKMIETDVDVCSCGHYQYLDGEVISKTYDFPDIVIDKSQILDEYLLPIIGKIYSEGYKNYPGYIWGKMYKKSLISDECFPSERDFFPEDDLFHLYISPKIQKAAFISDKLVYYRVNEISFTHSYRKDIWRMCKNRHERVAEFFADTNEKKVRERITASGFFSVYVTLRNAYELDDYSKFKDEIIEMLNDSAYKHIIKEIDFGLLRPRQKMMVILLKLKSLWLLYNFRTRLFRN